CTGTTTTTGGTGGCAACACCAATATAGAAAAGGGGTCGTAGAAAAGGGGTCGAGTCTATTGCATAACGATCTATGACAGTACAGTGGCTCTATGTCTATACTAACCCCACTATGCTTTTGGTTATTATGCAATAGACTTTCCCCCTTTGCTCTACAGATCCATATTCCCCACCACAGATTTGTACAACACACACTCAACCTTTGTGCAAACGAGTCCTTTCCTCAGATTCCGCAGAGCTGCATCCGGGCTACCTCCCACGCCCTACCAACCAATTACTAACCACCGGCACCAAAATAACGATACCCACCGCATCCGTTACTATCCCCGGAATGGCAATGAGAATCAGGGCCGGTAAGTAAACCGTTATAAACAAAAACGGTTTAATCTGCTGGATTTCTTCTTGACTGATATTGCGCCCGGTTTTGTTGAGTTTCTTTAGTGAGCTTTTATTGTTTCTCATCCCCTTCCATGATCGCTTAAACTCCGGTAGTCGAAGCAGCAATATTATCGTCCCCACTAAGGTGGTGGCGATATAGAGAATGACGAGGTTGGTCATGCCCATCATTTCATGGAGTTGAGCCACCAATACGACTTCGACAATACCCAACAACAACAGCAGTACAAACCATTTCATCTAAGCCTTAACCTCATCCCAACCACGTCGAACTC
This genomic stretch from Gammaproteobacteria bacterium harbors:
- a CDS encoding FxsA family protein, with protein sequence MKWFVLLLLLGIVEVVLVAQLHEMMGMTNLVILYIATTLVGTIILLLRLPEFKRSWKGMRNNKSSLKKLNKTGRNISQEEIQQIKPFLFITVYLPALILIAIPGIVTDAVGIVILVPVVSNWLVGRGR